One window of Staphylococcus chromogenes genomic DNA carries:
- a CDS encoding fructose-specific PTS transporter subunit EIIC has translation MKIVAVTSCPNGIAHTYMAQEKLEQAAQELGVDIKVETQGGVGVEHQLTAQDIQEADGVIIAADRQVDLQRFDGKLLVNENVRAGIHHPKALIQRIQNKKATIYHSTNSQEKAASQNEDMPQKHQGLQQVYVHLMNGVSFMVPFIVVGGLLIAIALSLGGQKTATEGIVIPDDSFWKPFEKIGALAFSFMVPILAGYIAMSIADKPGLVPGMIGGAIAADGSFYGSDAGAGFLGGIVAGFIAGYIAKWIKQVKVPKAMAPIMPIIIIPIIASVIVGLIFIYLIGAPIAGVFAALTAWLKGMQGANIIILAMIIGAMIAFDMGGPVNKVAFLFGSALIAEGNYSVMGMVAVAVCTPPIGLGIATFINRRKFNRNEIEMGKASFTMGLFGITEGAIPFAAQDPLRIIPANIIGAMVAAVIAALGGVGDRVAHGGPIVAILGGIDKVMIFFIAVIIGSLVTAGLVLVLKQRAPQVVTAAEPTLTQETTDHDQEKAQENETAEETSSEETNTTHLVHPETTMIHEAPMTRDEAIDYMVENLEKQGYVTNKTQLKEALYAREAESTTALGMKIAMPHAKTSGVQQPVVSVLKNNAGVTWKSLDGTVPEVIFMITVPEQSHDTHLKTLQLLSRHLMDDAKREALLNSTSEAELYQHVEDMMKA, from the coding sequence ATGAAGATTGTAGCCGTGACGTCTTGTCCCAATGGCATTGCACACACGTATATGGCGCAAGAAAAGCTAGAACAAGCCGCGCAAGAACTCGGCGTGGACATCAAAGTTGAAACGCAAGGTGGAGTAGGCGTTGAGCATCAACTTACTGCTCAAGATATTCAAGAAGCGGATGGCGTGATTATTGCCGCTGACCGTCAAGTCGATTTACAACGTTTTGATGGAAAGTTGTTAGTCAATGAAAATGTGCGTGCAGGCATTCATCATCCGAAAGCGTTGATTCAGCGCATTCAAAACAAAAAGGCCACAATTTATCATAGTACAAATTCTCAAGAGAAAGCAGCATCTCAAAATGAGGATATGCCACAAAAGCATCAAGGTCTCCAACAAGTGTACGTCCATTTAATGAACGGGGTCTCTTTTATGGTGCCCTTTATCGTTGTTGGTGGGTTGCTGATTGCAATCGCTTTGTCACTTGGGGGTCAAAAGACAGCCACAGAAGGCATAGTCATTCCCGATGATTCCTTTTGGAAACCTTTTGAAAAAATAGGGGCGTTAGCGTTTAGTTTTATGGTGCCGATTCTTGCCGGATATATTGCGATGAGTATTGCAGATAAACCTGGCCTCGTTCCAGGGATGATTGGTGGCGCAATTGCCGCAGATGGAAGTTTTTACGGTAGTGACGCAGGGGCTGGTTTTTTAGGAGGGATTGTCGCCGGATTTATCGCAGGGTATATTGCCAAATGGATTAAACAGGTGAAAGTTCCTAAAGCAATGGCACCGATTATGCCGATTATTATAATCCCGATTATCGCTTCTGTTATTGTAGGCTTGATTTTTATCTATTTAATCGGCGCACCGATTGCAGGAGTGTTTGCGGCGCTCACGGCTTGGCTGAAAGGTATGCAAGGCGCCAATATCATTATTTTAGCCATGATTATCGGAGCAATGATTGCGTTTGATATGGGTGGTCCAGTAAATAAAGTAGCATTTTTATTTGGCTCTGCACTCATCGCAGAGGGTAATTACAGCGTGATGGGTATGGTAGCTGTTGCGGTATGTACGCCACCGATTGGACTCGGGATTGCGACATTTATCAATCGCCGTAAATTTAATCGTAACGAAATTGAGATGGGGAAAGCATCCTTTACGATGGGACTTTTCGGGATTACAGAAGGCGCGATTCCTTTCGCGGCACAGGATCCTTTACGTATCATTCCAGCTAATATAATCGGTGCGATGGTGGCCGCCGTGATTGCCGCGTTAGGCGGCGTTGGTGACCGTGTGGCCCATGGGGGTCCTATTGTTGCCATCTTAGGTGGGATTGATAAAGTGATGATTTTCTTTATCGCAGTCATCATCGGTAGTTTAGTGACCGCGGGACTTGTGCTTGTCTTAAAACAACGTGCACCTCAAGTGGTAACAGCTGCAGAACCTACTTTGACGCAAGAAACGACGGATCACGACCAAGAAAAAGCGCAGGAAAATGAAACGGCCGAAGAAACATCTAGTGAGGAAACAAACACGACACATCTTGTGCATCCTGAAACGACAATGATTCATGAAGCACCTATGACACGGGACGAAGCTATTGATTATATGGTGGAAAACTTAGAGAAGCAGGGCTATGTCACAAATAAAACACAGTTAAAAGAAGCCCTCTATGCGAGAGAGGCAGAGTCCACGACGGCATTAGGGATGAAAATTGCGATGCCTCATGCGAAAACGTCAGGCGTTCAACAACCTGTTGTCTCTGTATTGAAAAATAATGCAGGCGTCACATGGAAAAGCTTAGATGGTACCGTCCCTGAAGTTATCTTTATGATTACAGTTCCAGAACAAAGTCACGATACGCATTTAAAAACATTACAACTGTTATCACGCCACTTGATGGACGATGCGAAACGAGAAGCCTTACTGAATAGCACTTCAGAAGCTGAATTGTATCAACACGTTGAAGATATGATGAAAGCCTAG
- a CDS encoding glucosaminidase domain-containing protein, whose product MKSKYVVRTLIATTLVVPSLTPVDALATTGHDVVDDTSNNKPNTDRAPSKETQATEGMDAFYKKYGDTEKTDTPKEASSASTSENNPQIPSKDDLTQTRKHASQQSSERSAQPTRQTTLFETQPDDKEGDAHLSVVEDPETREFVNQIAPLAHEIAENKGLYASIMIAQAILESDSGRSDLATAPNYNLFGMKGQFQGDSVNFQTLESDGQNMYQLNADFRKYPSHKESLEDYATLIKNGIDGNPTIYKDAWKSQSSNYRQAATAFVGTYATDPDYDQKLIHLIETYDLSRYDDPELASPLTEGSVKKPDALKNVNFQRFRAAGGHANYPQGQCTWYVYHRMAQYHVNIAKDMGNASDWTYNALTKGYQVTNTPQPHNAVVFEPNQFGADRYYGHVAFVEKVNDDGSIVISETNVKGLGVISYRTLDAKTAKQLDFITGQTKS is encoded by the coding sequence GTGAAAAGTAAATATGTTGTTCGAACACTCATTGCGACTACACTTGTCGTCCCCTCTTTAACCCCGGTAGATGCCTTGGCCACTACGGGTCATGATGTGGTTGATGACACATCCAATAACAAACCAAACACCGATCGCGCGCCTTCAAAAGAGACACAAGCGACTGAAGGCATGGATGCATTTTACAAAAAATACGGTGACACTGAAAAAACAGACACACCTAAAGAAGCTTCATCCGCTTCTACATCTGAAAATAATCCACAAATCCCTTCAAAAGACGATTTAACACAGACACGTAAGCACGCATCCCAACAATCATCTGAGAGGTCAGCACAACCGACACGTCAGACGACGTTATTCGAAACACAACCTGATGATAAAGAGGGCGATGCTCACTTAAGTGTTGTTGAAGATCCGGAGACCCGCGAATTTGTGAACCAAATTGCACCGTTAGCGCATGAAATTGCTGAAAACAAAGGGCTTTATGCTTCTATCATGATTGCCCAAGCGATTTTAGAGTCTGATTCTGGACGCAGTGATTTAGCAACCGCACCAAACTACAACCTTTTTGGGATGAAAGGACAGTTTCAAGGAGACTCTGTCAACTTTCAAACACTAGAGTCAGATGGGCAAAATATGTATCAACTGAATGCCGATTTTCGTAAATATCCGAGTCATAAAGAATCACTCGAAGATTATGCCACATTAATTAAAAATGGGATTGATGGCAATCCGACCATTTATAAAGACGCTTGGAAAAGTCAAAGCTCAAATTATCGCCAAGCCGCAACAGCTTTTGTCGGAACTTACGCTACAGATCCAGATTATGATCAAAAGCTGATTCATCTCATTGAGACGTATGATCTTTCACGTTATGATGACCCTGAACTTGCGAGCCCGCTAACTGAAGGCTCTGTTAAAAAGCCAGATGCTTTGAAAAATGTTAATTTCCAACGTTTCAGAGCGGCTGGAGGCCATGCCAACTATCCCCAAGGACAATGTACATGGTATGTTTATCATCGTATGGCACAATACCATGTGAATATTGCTAAAGACATGGGCAATGCGAGCGACTGGACTTATAATGCTTTAACTAAAGGCTATCAAGTGACGAACACCCCTCAACCCCACAATGCCGTCGTTTTTGAACCGAACCAATTCGGTGCAGATCGTTATTACGGACATGTGGCCTTCGTTGAAAAAGTGAATGACGATGGTTCTATCGTCATTTCAGAAACAAATGTCAAAGGCCTTGGCGTCATTTCTTATCGTACCCTCGATGCCAAAACAGCCAAGCAACTTGATTTTATCACAGGTCAAACCAAGTCATAA
- a CDS encoding YhgE/Pip domain-containing protein: MKKPIEVFGMDLKQWMKSPVAWVVMIILLLLPALFVWYDLTANKDPFQNTEHMKIGIVNEDQGTKIQNKKVYVGKAVERQLTSQKKWEWHVLNRQAADHALKKENYAAVLYIPQSFSKDVTGLIQNKPKQTTVTYRVNEKVNAMTPKLTDAMMGEAIKQADASFNQTVMKVLLDEANQQGLQLEDQLPSYQKIRDSIALANEALPKIEQFKQSVIALDQQQGELEQNIARLQQVDQYKNEAMVANQQLNQIHQQNVATYGPILSGQAYEISVATGQLNQALTPLFDQYENVRNNLQNQQPGARQALSSLAQSLERDIPSVQGDIAKANQQFEDLDKDNTLEHIVKLMRIDLKKQAGVASNPIHLDRQSVYAPMSFQSGLTPFAMSIAIWLGLMFTTLWIPVRHPYEPEHILTSTRTHFLGRFGIFSLITFLQLIVMVVTVLFILKVPMQQPLLFVAVSSYTALIYLIIIYSFVAVMGKLGKLLVFLGLIFQFVGTGGLFPLATAPHFVQMIQPYLPFNHSLMIFREAIGGIEYEVLVTETAWLGGFGLCVFLLGMLLYPFSQRQRIKRYEKGKGSKLFESSP; this comes from the coding sequence ATGAAAAAACCCATCGAGGTATTTGGGATGGATTTAAAACAGTGGATGAAAAGCCCTGTCGCGTGGGTCGTCATGATCATACTCCTATTATTACCTGCGCTTTTTGTTTGGTATGATTTGACAGCGAATAAAGACCCTTTTCAAAATACTGAGCATATGAAAATTGGCATTGTGAATGAAGACCAAGGAACCAAAATTCAAAATAAAAAAGTTTACGTGGGGAAAGCGGTCGAACGGCAGTTAACGAGTCAGAAAAAATGGGAGTGGCACGTGCTCAACCGGCAAGCCGCTGATCATGCGTTGAAAAAAGAAAACTATGCGGCAGTTTTATACATACCTCAATCTTTTTCAAAAGATGTGACAGGCCTCATTCAAAATAAGCCGAAACAAACGACGGTGACTTATCGTGTCAATGAAAAAGTCAATGCCATGACACCTAAATTAACGGATGCCATGATGGGAGAGGCGATTAAACAAGCGGATGCTTCGTTTAATCAGACAGTCATGAAAGTGTTATTAGATGAAGCGAATCAACAAGGCCTCCAATTAGAAGATCAATTGCCTTCTTATCAAAAGATTCGTGATAGTATTGCGCTCGCCAATGAGGCGTTGCCTAAAATCGAACAGTTTAAGCAATCGGTTATCGCGCTAGATCAACAACAAGGGGAACTTGAGCAGAACATTGCACGCCTCCAACAAGTGGATCAATATAAAAATGAAGCGATGGTCGCAAATCAACAATTGAATCAAATCCATCAACAAAATGTGGCGACTTACGGTCCAATCTTAAGCGGACAAGCGTATGAGATCTCAGTAGCCACAGGTCAATTGAATCAGGCGTTAACGCCGCTATTTGACCAATATGAAAATGTTCGTAACAATCTACAAAACCAACAGCCTGGGGCGCGCCAAGCTTTAAGTTCACTCGCGCAATCGTTAGAAAGGGACATTCCCTCGGTTCAAGGGGATATTGCTAAAGCGAATCAACAGTTCGAGGATTTAGATAAAGATAATACACTTGAACATATTGTAAAACTCATGCGCATCGATTTGAAAAAACAAGCAGGGGTTGCCTCAAATCCTATTCATTTAGATCGTCAAAGTGTTTATGCACCGATGTCTTTTCAAAGTGGTTTGACCCCTTTTGCCATGTCAATTGCTATTTGGTTAGGGTTAATGTTCACGACGTTATGGATCCCTGTGCGCCACCCTTATGAACCAGAGCACATACTGACCAGCACAAGAACCCATTTTTTAGGGAGATTTGGGATATTTAGTTTGATAACGTTCCTTCAACTGATAGTGATGGTGGTCACGGTGTTGTTCATCTTAAAAGTGCCGATGCAACAACCGCTGCTTTTTGTGGCAGTGAGTAGTTATACCGCGCTCATTTATTTGATTATCATCTATTCTTTTGTAGCAGTCATGGGCAAATTAGGAAAACTACTCGTTTTTCTAGGCCTGATTTTTCAATTTGTCGGTACGGGCGGACTTTTTCCTTTAGCGACTGCGCCTCATTTTGTGCAAATGATACAACCTTATTTACCTTTTAATCACAGTTTGATGATATTTAGAGAGGCCATTGGCGGCATAGAGTACGAGGTGCTTGTCACTGAAACGGCATGGCTCGGGGGCTTTGGGCTCTGTGTCTTTTTACTCGGCATGTTGCTTTATCCTTTTAGCCAACGTCAACGCATTAAGCGATATGAAAAAGGAAAGGGCTCAAAGCTATTTGAGTCGTCACCTTGA
- a CDS encoding DUF2200 domain-containing protein → MSQKIYNMKVSGVYPHYITKAEKKGRTKEEVDEIMRWHTGYSQTELESQLKKEVSFETFFNEAPQLNPDRKKMTGVICGIRVEDIEDPIVQEVRYLDKMIDELAKGKALNKIFRA, encoded by the coding sequence ATGTCTCAAAAAATTTACAATATGAAAGTGAGTGGGGTTTATCCACATTACATTACAAAAGCTGAGAAAAAAGGGCGCACGAAAGAAGAAGTCGATGAAATCATGCGTTGGCATACGGGATATTCACAAACAGAACTCGAATCACAATTGAAGAAAGAAGTCTCATTTGAAACATTTTTTAATGAGGCGCCGCAACTTAATCCTGATCGAAAAAAAATGACAGGCGTGATTTGTGGCATTCGTGTAGAAGATATTGAAGATCCTATTGTGCAAGAAGTGCGCTATTTGGATAAAATGATTGACGAATTAGCCAAAGGGAAGGCGCTCAATAAAATATTCAGAGCTTAG
- a CDS encoding YozE family protein gives MWYNICWLVNEVNYLSFYDYMQDFLDDDTPLGDLARHIYAHAEFPKGLTTSDEILACFRDAQRYDHLNYADLKRAIALYMQFGSLK, from the coding sequence ATGTGGTATAATATATGTTGGCTCGTAAATGAGGTGAATTATTTGAGCTTTTATGATTACATGCAAGATTTCTTAGATGATGATACGCCCTTAGGTGATTTGGCACGGCATATTTATGCACACGCTGAGTTCCCAAAAGGACTAACAACGTCTGATGAGATTTTAGCGTGCTTTCGTGATGCTCAGCGGTATGATCACTTGAATTATGCCGACCTCAAGCGAGCGATTGCATTATATATGCAATTCGGATCCTTGAAATAG
- a CDS encoding epoxyqueuosine reductase QueH, with amino-acid sequence MIEASEILDKMKNQKINYDKVLRKMIQHWEREGERPRILLHSCCAPCSTYTLEFLTEYADIAIYFANPNIHPKNEYLRRAKVQEQFVEDFNQRTGANVKYIEAPYKPHEFMKMAKDKGLTDAPEGGARCSACFEMRLDMVAQAAVEMGYDYFGSAITLSPKKNAQLINGIGLEVQQLYDVMYLPSDFKKNKGYERSITMCQEYDIFRQCYCGCVFAAQQQGIDFKTINQQAKLFLEKSQS; translated from the coding sequence GTGATTGAAGCAAGTGAAATTTTAGATAAAATGAAAAACCAAAAAATCAATTACGATAAAGTGTTACGTAAAATGATTCAACATTGGGAGCGTGAAGGGGAACGTCCTCGTATTTTACTCCATAGCTGTTGTGCGCCTTGTAGTACTTATACGCTCGAGTTTTTAACGGAATATGCAGATATTGCCATTTATTTTGCGAATCCTAACATACATCCTAAAAATGAATACTTGCGTCGTGCAAAAGTTCAAGAACAATTTGTCGAAGATTTTAATCAACGCACAGGGGCAAATGTGAAATATATTGAAGCGCCGTACAAACCTCATGAATTTATGAAAATGGCGAAAGACAAAGGTCTGACTGATGCACCTGAAGGAGGTGCCAGATGTTCAGCGTGTTTTGAAATGCGTCTTGATATGGTCGCACAAGCGGCAGTCGAAATGGGCTATGACTACTTCGGAAGTGCGATTACGTTATCACCTAAGAAAAATGCGCAATTAATTAATGGCATTGGCCTTGAAGTACAACAATTATACGATGTCATGTATTTGCCAAGTGATTTCAAAAAAAATAAAGGTTATGAACGTTCGATTACGATGTGTCAAGAATACGACATCTTTCGTCAATGTTACTGTGGCTGTGTATTTGCTGCTCAGCAACAAGGTATTGATTTTAAAACCATCAATCAACAAGCCAAATTATTTTTAGAAAAAAGCCAATCTTGA
- a CDS encoding ABC transporter substrate-binding protein, whose translation MKFKHSFLIACLCPVLLAGCGMHSKAEDDILDVELPLKTTNIAPYETDDTVKMGATETLFKVSNDGKVTPHLVKDYQQVTPQTLKLTLKSNIHFQNGKLLTGEKVKQSLEYALSHGDLLKSTLPIQHIEAHGQSVTLTTKEPYPELTSELASPFAAIFDTKAEEKVTDHPIGTGPYEVKKYQPSQGITLQPYSDYWNGHPRLKGIRVTYQEDGLTRVNHLEAGAADVITDVPVTHVERLEANAETHVQHVNGYRTQMLLYNHDSVKMTPSVRAALDNVINREGIVDAISKGYATPASGPFNTELKFLKETPVHKQNLAKARHLMEKAGYNADHPLKLTVASYDGRPELPKIAQVIQSDAEKAHIDIDIRNVEDIEGFLANRKQWDASLYSIGTFPRGDSGYFFNQAYLKQGGINKGDYDNPKIKALIEKLNHTVGEKARHELTNDIIQQSQPTLPNSYISYNETIHATQSRVKHLETTPSDIYLIDEKVAITDGH comes from the coding sequence ATGAAATTCAAACATTCGTTTTTGATCGCATGTCTCTGTCCTGTTTTACTCGCGGGATGTGGCATGCATTCAAAAGCGGAAGATGACATATTAGATGTTGAACTTCCTCTTAAAACTACTAATATCGCGCCTTATGAGACAGATGATACTGTTAAAATGGGAGCGACAGAAACACTTTTTAAAGTTTCAAATGACGGTAAAGTCACGCCGCATTTAGTTAAAGATTACCAACAAGTGACACCTCAAACCTTAAAGCTCACCCTTAAATCCAATATTCATTTTCAAAATGGCAAACTGTTAACAGGAGAAAAAGTGAAACAAAGTCTCGAGTATGCGTTATCGCACGGGGATTTACTCAAGTCGACCTTACCGATTCAGCATATTGAGGCGCATGGACAATCGGTCACGTTGACGACAAAAGAACCTTATCCGGAATTAACGTCGGAGTTGGCGAGTCCTTTTGCGGCTATTTTTGATACGAAGGCAGAGGAAAAAGTCACTGATCATCCTATTGGCACAGGCCCTTATGAAGTTAAAAAATATCAGCCGTCACAAGGCATCACGTTACAACCTTATTCTGACTATTGGAATGGTCATCCGAGATTAAAGGGGATTCGTGTGACGTACCAAGAAGATGGTTTAACACGTGTGAATCATTTAGAAGCGGGAGCAGCGGATGTGATTACAGATGTGCCTGTGACGCACGTTGAACGACTTGAAGCTAATGCTGAAACACACGTCCAACATGTCAATGGTTATCGCACACAAATGCTCTTGTACAATCATGATAGTGTTAAAATGACGCCATCCGTTAGAGCGGCATTGGATAATGTAATTAATCGAGAAGGCATTGTAGATGCGATTTCTAAAGGCTATGCGACACCTGCCAGTGGTCCGTTTAATACGGAACTCAAATTTTTGAAAGAGACACCGGTCCATAAGCAAAATCTTGCGAAGGCACGGCATTTAATGGAAAAGGCAGGCTACAACGCTGACCATCCTTTAAAGCTAACCGTCGCTTCTTATGATGGCCGACCTGAACTGCCTAAAATCGCTCAAGTGATACAATCAGATGCGGAAAAAGCGCATATTGATATTGATATTCGTAACGTCGAAGATATTGAAGGATTCCTTGCGAATAGAAAACAATGGGACGCCTCGTTATATAGTATCGGCACGTTTCCGCGCGGCGATTCAGGTTACTTTTTTAACCAAGCCTACTTAAAGCAAGGGGGCATTAATAAAGGGGATTATGATAATCCTAAAATTAAGGCATTGATTGAAAAACTCAATCATACGGTGGGGGAAAAAGCGCGTCATGAACTCACGAATGACATTATTCAACAATCTCAACCGACCCTTCCGAATAGTTATATTTCCTATAACGAAACGATTCACGCCACACAATCACGTGTGAAACATCTTGAGACGACACCGAGTGATATTTATCTTATTGACGAAAAGGTAGCGATAACAGATGGGCATTAA
- the nikB gene encoding nickel ABC transporter permease — translation MGIKTLLRRFIQLIILLWVLSTITFILMKLTPGDPISQQLYASEANVSQAQLEAAKTAHGLNQSLIEQYGAWLGHIVRLDFGESYQTGGQVLKAIGYYAPPTFIISGLTVLVVLCVALPLGIYAAWHHQRTLDYTIRIGTSIAVSLPSFFLAVILIYVFAIQLHWLPIAGFSTPLHLILPVIALSVSMCAYYVRLVRATLLELYQTREVEMARLRGLSERYILKHILLKPMMIPVVTMLALSMGSLLGGTVVIENLFSIPGLGQFLVDSIRARDYPVIQGIVLLLGFVVVVSNAIGDLIVMQLDPKRRLTHRDLNENAIQLESEGTMK, via the coding sequence ATGGGCATTAAAACATTATTGAGAAGGTTCATTCAACTCATCATCCTATTATGGGTGCTTTCGACCATTACATTTATATTAATGAAATTAACGCCAGGGGACCCTATCAGTCAGCAGCTCTATGCGAGTGAGGCAAATGTGTCTCAGGCGCAACTTGAAGCGGCCAAAACAGCCCATGGCTTAAATCAGTCTTTAATCGAACAGTATGGCGCTTGGCTAGGACATATTGTTCGCCTCGATTTTGGTGAAAGTTATCAGACGGGGGGACAAGTGCTTAAAGCCATTGGCTATTATGCACCGCCGACATTCATCATCTCAGGGCTGACAGTGCTCGTGGTGCTTTGTGTCGCCCTCCCCTTAGGAATCTATGCGGCATGGCACCATCAACGCACGTTAGACTATACGATTCGTATTGGCACGTCGATTGCGGTCAGTCTGCCTTCCTTTTTCTTAGCTGTGATTTTAATTTATGTATTCGCCATTCAACTGCACTGGTTGCCGATTGCAGGCTTTTCAACACCGCTTCATTTGATTTTGCCTGTCATCGCTTTAAGTGTTAGTATGTGCGCCTATTATGTCAGATTGGTGCGTGCCACACTGTTGGAACTTTATCAAACAAGAGAAGTGGAAATGGCGCGTTTAAGAGGCTTATCAGAACGCTACATATTGAAACATATCTTACTTAAGCCAATGATGATTCCAGTAGTGACGATGTTGGCACTCTCAATGGGAAGTCTGCTTGGAGGAACCGTCGTCATTGAAAATCTATTTAGCATTCCAGGTCTTGGCCAATTTTTAGTCGATAGTATTCGTGCACGGGATTATCCGGTGATTCAAGGGATAGTGCTATTGCTCGGTTTTGTCGTTGTGGTCTCAAATGCGATTGGAGATTTGATTGTCATGCAATTAGACCCGAAAAGACGTTTAACGCACCGTGATTTAAATGAAAATGCGATTCAACTTGAAAGTGAGGGAACGATGAAATGA
- the nikC gene encoding nickel transporter permease, with protein sequence MIYRLPKMVWVLVAYIGLIVIAQFFIVPETAYNVNLNHIFEPMSPTHWLGTDDYGRDLWTRLIVGARETLLVSLFTLIVSVLIGVPLGLLSGYIGGKVDSVLMRVVDIGLGIPEFVLMIAMASFLSPNIWNLVLAMALLRWMTYTRLTRQIVAGIKSEHYIQMAQLFHVPTWKILIKHMLPHIVPSVLVVATVDFGKIMLYIAALSFLGLGAQPPTPEWGAMLNAGRDYMTSEPQMILAPAILITLTILIFQLTGDALRDFFAKEGR encoded by the coding sequence ATGATTTATCGCTTACCAAAAATGGTTTGGGTGCTCGTTGCATATATTGGACTTATCGTGATTGCCCAATTCTTTATCGTTCCTGAAACCGCCTATAACGTGAATCTTAATCATATTTTTGAACCGATGAGTCCTACGCATTGGCTTGGAACAGACGATTACGGTCGTGATTTGTGGACGCGGTTAATCGTAGGGGCACGTGAAACTCTACTCGTCAGCTTGTTTACGCTCATTGTCAGTGTATTAATTGGTGTCCCATTAGGTTTGCTATCAGGCTATATTGGTGGGAAAGTCGACAGCGTCTTGATGCGCGTCGTGGACATAGGCCTCGGGATTCCAGAATTTGTCTTAATGATTGCGATGGCTAGCTTTTTATCGCCGAATATATGGAATTTAGTGCTTGCGATGGCACTCTTACGTTGGATGACCTACACACGCCTGACACGTCAAATTGTCGCTGGGATTAAATCAGAACACTATATTCAAATGGCGCAACTGTTTCATGTCCCAACTTGGAAAATTTTAATAAAACACATGTTGCCCCATATTGTGCCCTCAGTACTTGTTGTGGCTACGGTCGATTTTGGGAAAATTATGCTTTATATTGCGGCTTTATCTTTCCTCGGACTCGGCGCGCAACCGCCTACACCTGAGTGGGGCGCAATGTTGAATGCAGGCCGAGATTATATGACTTCTGAACCGCAGATGATATTAGCACCCGCCATTTTAATTACACTCACGATACTCATCTTCCAACTTACGGGAGATGCATTAAGAGACTTTTTTGCAAAGGAGGGGCGTTAA
- a CDS encoding ATP-binding cassette domain-containing protein encodes MTEIQLEVEKLSVSTPAQTLLYDIDLALMHRHVTALIGPSGSGKTLLSKALLKQLPHTMTMACDTLRYKGESVTEMKTLLGKRIGYMSQDYMHSFNEHTSLEKQLLQIYRYHYDVTQEEAHARIQQALGWVGLEDLDLKQRYRFMLSGGQLQRLVIASVMMLEPDVIIADEPTASLDVVNGAHIIQLLKHLVDAHDVTLCIITHDLSHVARICDEVYVMDQGKIVASGPFHEFDAHHPHPMVAQLFQQRRRLGGLQ; translated from the coding sequence GTGACAGAAATACAATTAGAAGTTGAAAAGCTTAGCGTCTCGACGCCCGCACAAACGTTATTGTACGACATCGATTTAGCATTGATGCACCGTCACGTAACAGCATTAATTGGGCCGAGTGGTTCGGGAAAAACATTACTGAGTAAAGCGCTCCTCAAACAACTCCCGCACACAATGACGATGGCGTGTGACACGTTGCGCTACAAAGGTGAAAGCGTGACAGAGATGAAAACGTTACTCGGTAAACGTATTGGCTATATGAGTCAAGACTACATGCACAGTTTTAATGAACACACATCCCTTGAGAAACAGCTCTTACAAATATACCGTTATCATTATGACGTAACGCAAGAAGAAGCGCATGCACGTATTCAACAAGCCTTAGGGTGGGTTGGACTAGAGGATTTAGATTTAAAACAGCGCTATCGTTTCATGTTGTCAGGTGGACAGTTACAACGCTTAGTCATTGCCAGTGTGATGATGCTAGAACCAGACGTAATTATTGCGGATGAACCCACAGCGTCCCTTGATGTCGTGAACGGTGCGCACATTATTCAATTGTTGAAGCACCTTGTAGATGCTCATGACGTGACTTTATGTATCATTACGCATGATTTATCACATGTAGCACGCATTTGCGATGAGGTCTATGTGATGGACCAAGGAAAAATAGTTGCGTCAGGTCCCTTTCACGAATTTGACGCACATCATCCACATCCGATGGTGGCACAGCTCTTTCAACAACGTCGCAGATTAGGAGGTTTACAATGA